From Halobacillus sp. Marseille-Q1614, the proteins below share one genomic window:
- a CDS encoding TraR/DksA C4-type zinc finger protein has protein sequence MDYSHMKAQLEERKREIEQRLINNKQFGLERGFASDTRSGELSQYDNHPADSGTELFEREKDMALLDHLEEELEEVKYSLDQIEKGTYGTCEVTGQQIPYERLEAYPTARTVIEHAEQSVPKDRSVEEAVLKEIDQDDNRDTNPYQQAASFNESSMTYDDSSIMEEDEASGYSEEFEPFVSTDIHGYTGQDNIHLEHNLHYDKYKEAYDDAEQEEQE, from the coding sequence TTGGACTATTCTCATATGAAGGCGCAATTAGAAGAGAGAAAGCGGGAAATCGAACAACGACTGATTAATAATAAACAGTTCGGGCTCGAACGCGGCTTTGCCAGTGATACTAGATCCGGCGAGTTATCTCAATATGATAATCATCCAGCAGACTCTGGTACCGAACTATTTGAAAGAGAAAAGGATATGGCTTTGCTCGATCATCTGGAGGAAGAACTGGAAGAAGTGAAATATTCTCTAGACCAAATAGAAAAAGGAACGTACGGCACTTGTGAAGTGACGGGGCAGCAGATTCCATATGAACGGCTGGAGGCTTATCCGACCGCCCGCACCGTCATTGAACATGCAGAACAAAGCGTACCTAAAGACCGCAGCGTGGAAGAAGCTGTTTTAAAGGAGATCGATCAAGACGATAATCGTGATACCAATCCTTATCAGCAGGCTGCCTCATTTAATGAATCAAGTATGACTTACGATGACTCTTCAATTATGGAAGAAGATGAAGCTTCCGGCTATAGCGAGGAATTTGAACCATTCGTTTCTACAGATATCCATGGCTACACAGGACAGGATAACATTCACCTTGAACATAATCTTCATTATGATAAATATAAAGAAGCGTATGATGACGCAGAGCAGGAAGAGCAGGAATAG
- a CDS encoding S-ribosylhomocysteine lyase, with protein sequence MPKMNVESFNLDHTKVKAPYVRLVGVTEGEHGDKIYKYDIRLKQPNKEHMEMPSLHSLEHLMAEKSRDHHDRIIDIGPMGCQTGFYLAVLNDDSYENVLDVLENTLKDVLEADEVPACNEVQCGFAASHSLEGAKELARELLDKRSEWTEVF encoded by the coding sequence ATGCCAAAAATGAACGTAGAAAGCTTTAACCTGGACCATACCAAAGTCAAAGCGCCTTATGTACGCCTTGTAGGTGTTACAGAAGGAGAACACGGAGATAAAATTTACAAATATGACATTCGTCTAAAACAGCCAAACAAAGAGCATATGGAAATGCCGTCTCTTCACTCATTAGAGCACTTGATGGCCGAGAAGAGCCGTGACCATCACGATCGAATTATTGATATTGGTCCGATGGGCTGCCAGACAGGTTTTTACTTGGCTGTGCTGAATGATGACAGCTATGAGAATGTTTTAGATGTTTTGGAAAACACTTTAAAAGACGTCCTTGAAGCTGATGAAGTACCGGCTTGTAATGAAGTACAGTGTGGATTTGCTGCCAGCCACAGTCTTGAAGGGGCCAAAGAACTGGCTCGCGAGCTGCTTGATAAACGCAGCGAATGGACGGAAGTTTTCTAA
- a CDS encoding DUF3298 and DUF4163 domain-containing protein — MKKWLIILTLCLLFMNAVTVQAANLYSVKHKDQVNSDYEIHVDYPLFNGLRNKNLQEDVNEKVKGKIDEVVRELKRMEKQSTGFPVLYYEEFTVAENKGLCSIVMTSNISQGNKHDSTVRSINFENDENGIFLELKDVVDIHKLNIEVKKIISSEPKAFNVQAFTGIREDTAFYIKDGELFLIFNKYEVAAGVYGTPELSIPYKKVKKDIPQHKKSIPVPKEV; from the coding sequence GTGAAGAAATGGTTGATCATCCTCACCCTATGCTTGCTGTTTATGAATGCGGTGACTGTCCAAGCGGCAAACTTATATAGCGTAAAACATAAGGACCAAGTAAATTCGGATTATGAAATCCATGTCGACTACCCGTTGTTTAATGGTTTGAGAAATAAAAACCTTCAAGAAGATGTAAACGAGAAGGTGAAGGGGAAAATTGATGAAGTGGTCAGAGAATTAAAGCGGATGGAAAAACAATCCACCGGCTTTCCGGTGCTTTATTATGAAGAATTCACGGTTGCTGAAAATAAAGGCCTGTGCTCAATTGTTATGACGTCTAACATATCACAAGGGAATAAACATGACTCAACAGTTAGATCGATAAATTTTGAAAACGATGAAAATGGAATATTTTTAGAACTGAAAGATGTTGTAGATATTCACAAACTCAATATCGAAGTTAAGAAAATCATCTCCAGCGAGCCGAAGGCATTTAATGTTCAGGCTTTTACAGGAATCAGGGAAGATACGGCCTTCTATATCAAGGATGGTGAGCTGTTTCTAATCTTTAATAAATATGAGGTTGCTGCAGGTGTATACGGGACACCAGAACTTAGTATTCCTTATAAAAAAGTAAAAAAGGATATCCCCCAGCATAAGAAAAGTATCCCCGTCCCTAAAGAGGTATAA
- a CDS encoding GNAT family N-acetyltransferase, with protein MLKKRDLHDVPVLFDLMIHPEVFPYVRQKASTSDEFYFLTKQTLEAEERGELISRTILDEWGQPIGTINLFDIQDNKGFLATWIGQPYFGKGYNQPAKEAFFQELFFMLDIEGIFMKIRRSNIRSLKAALKMPYVTKANEQYPEVYDWINREQNVYDLYMISKEQYLFHYYGGQQEEEVLEA; from the coding sequence ATGCTGAAAAAGCGTGACTTACACGATGTTCCAGTTTTGTTTGATTTGATGATTCACCCAGAAGTTTTCCCATACGTTCGCCAAAAGGCATCGACAAGTGATGAGTTTTACTTCCTCACTAAACAAACGTTAGAAGCTGAAGAACGCGGTGAGTTAATATCCCGGACGATCCTTGATGAGTGGGGACAGCCAATTGGAACAATTAACTTATTCGATATTCAAGATAATAAAGGGTTTTTAGCGACATGGATCGGTCAGCCTTACTTTGGTAAAGGTTATAATCAGCCAGCGAAAGAAGCTTTTTTTCAAGAGCTGTTCTTCATGCTGGACATCGAAGGGATATTTATGAAGATCCGCCGCTCCAACATCCGATCGTTAAAAGCAGCTTTAAAAATGCCATATGTAACAAAAGCCAATGAGCAGTATCCGGAAGTCTACGACTGGATAAACCGTGAACAAAATGTGTATGATCTCTATATGATTTCAAAAGAGCAGTACCTGTTCCACTACTATGGCGGCCAGCAGGAAGAAGAAGTATTGGAAGCCTAA
- a CDS encoding PLP-dependent cysteine synthase family protein: MGYVKSVQSLIGRTPMIEISHIAIPNQARIFAKLEFMNPGGSIKDRLGLKLIEDAESKGLLKPGGTIIEPTAGNTGIGLALAAVGKGYKVIFVVPQKFSQEKQTLMKALGAQIVNTETSRGMKGAIEKAKELHKEISNSYSPQQFGNPANPAAYYETLGPEIYQDMNGQVDVFIAGAGTGGTFMGTSQYLKEKKKDVKTVIVEPEGSILNGGDPGPHRTEGIGMEFLPEYMDEQYFDAIHTITDEIAFLRLRELAVYEGLLVASSSGAAFEAAMREAESAEKGTKIVTIFPDSSERYISQGIYEEGIK, from the coding sequence ATGGGATACGTGAAGAGTGTTCAATCCTTAATTGGAAGGACGCCGATGATTGAGATCAGTCATATAGCGATTCCAAATCAGGCCAGGATTTTTGCGAAGCTTGAATTTATGAACCCAGGCGGGAGTATTAAGGACCGTCTGGGTTTAAAACTGATTGAGGATGCTGAAAGTAAAGGTTTATTAAAGCCTGGAGGAACGATCATTGAACCAACGGCCGGCAATACGGGGATTGGTCTAGCGTTAGCCGCTGTTGGTAAAGGGTATAAAGTGATCTTTGTCGTTCCCCAAAAGTTCAGCCAGGAAAAACAGACATTGATGAAGGCGCTTGGCGCGCAAATCGTAAATACGGAAACGTCCCGCGGAATGAAAGGGGCAATTGAAAAAGCTAAGGAATTACACAAAGAGATTAGTAACTCTTACAGCCCCCAGCAATTTGGGAACCCCGCAAACCCTGCCGCTTATTATGAAACCCTCGGACCAGAAATTTACCAGGATATGAATGGCCAAGTGGATGTCTTTATCGCCGGAGCTGGCACAGGCGGAACTTTTATGGGTACGTCCCAATATTTAAAAGAGAAAAAAAAGGATGTTAAGACCGTGATCGTGGAACCTGAAGGATCAATACTCAATGGAGGAGATCCAGGACCGCATCGAACCGAAGGCATAGGTATGGAATTTTTACCGGAATATATGGATGAACAGTACTTTGACGCGATTCATACAATTACAGATGAAATCGCTTTCTTAAGGCTGAGGGAGCTGGCTGTTTACGAAGGACTGCTTGTCGCAAGCTCATCAGGCGCAGCGTTTGAAGCAGCTATGCGTGAAGCGGAATCAGCAGAAAAAGGCACAAAGATCGTTACGATTTTTCCAGACAGCAGTGAACGTTATATCAGTCAAGGTATTTATGAGGAGGGAATTAAATGA
- a CDS encoding bifunctional cystathionine gamma-lyase/homocysteine desulfhydrase: MRKKTQLIHGGITGDERTGAVSVPIYQVSTYKQEGVGKHSGYEYSRTGNPTRFALEELIKELEGGHAGFAFGSGMAAITAVLMTFNQGDHIIFTDDVYGGSYRLVSKVMNRFGIEASFVDTSSIENIEAAIIDRTKAIYVETPTNPLLKVTDMKKVSKLAKSKGLTFIVDNTFSTPYWQNPMEDGADIVLHSATKYLGGHSDVVAGLVVVNSQQLAEDVHFVLNSSGGVLGPHDSWLLMRGIKTLGVRMEEIESNTKEFVEFLQGLPEITNIYYPGLESHPGHEVHKQQARGNGGMISFDVGSGKKADQVLRNVKYFTLAESLGAVESLISVPAMMTHASIPADRRTELGITDGLVRVSIGLEDIEDLKEDFLEALRK, encoded by the coding sequence ATGAGGAAAAAAACACAGCTTATTCACGGAGGAATTACAGGAGATGAACGCACGGGAGCCGTTTCTGTCCCAATTTATCAAGTAAGTACGTATAAACAGGAAGGTGTAGGAAAGCATTCGGGCTATGAATATTCCCGGACAGGAAACCCTACGCGCTTTGCTTTAGAAGAGTTAATCAAAGAGCTTGAGGGCGGCCATGCTGGCTTTGCCTTCGGTTCAGGCATGGCGGCAATAACCGCTGTGCTAATGACCTTTAACCAGGGTGACCATATAATTTTTACTGATGATGTTTACGGCGGAAGCTACCGCTTAGTTTCTAAAGTAATGAACCGCTTCGGCATTGAAGCCAGCTTTGTAGATACGAGTAGTATAGAAAACATTGAAGCAGCAATCATAGATCGCACGAAAGCCATTTACGTAGAGACGCCGACAAATCCGTTATTAAAAGTAACAGATATGAAAAAAGTCTCTAAACTGGCTAAATCTAAAGGACTGACTTTTATCGTGGATAACACGTTCAGCACACCTTACTGGCAGAATCCAATGGAAGATGGGGCGGATATCGTTCTTCATAGTGCCACGAAGTACCTTGGAGGTCACAGCGATGTCGTCGCCGGTTTAGTCGTTGTAAACTCTCAGCAGCTGGCAGAAGACGTACATTTTGTTTTAAATTCTTCCGGTGGAGTGTTAGGTCCTCATGATTCCTGGCTTTTAATGCGAGGCATTAAAACTCTTGGCGTGCGTATGGAAGAAATTGAAAGCAATACGAAGGAGTTCGTCGAATTCCTGCAAGGACTGCCTGAGATCACAAACATTTATTATCCTGGCTTAGAATCACATCCTGGTCATGAGGTTCATAAGCAGCAGGCGAGAGGAAATGGTGGTATGATTTCCTTTGATGTAGGAAGCGGAAAAAAGGCGGACCAAGTTCTGCGCAATGTTAAATATTTTACACTTGCTGAGAGCCTTGGGGCTGTGGAAAGCTTAATATCTGTGCCTGCCATGATGACTCATGCTTCCATTCCGGCAGACCGAAGAACAGAGCTTGGCATTACGGATGGTCTTGTACGTGTTTCGATCGGATTAGAAGATATTGAAGACTTAAAAGAAGATTTCCTGGAAGCTTTACGTAAATAA
- a CDS encoding acetyl-CoA C-acyltransferase, with protein MTAVILEGVRTPFGKWKGGFTKLNAKDLGVQATQELLKRVPEAKEANGVILAQVIQAGQGQNPARSVAVQSGISLEVPAITVNNVCLAGVASVIDATRRVRLEEGNLYVVGGFDSMTNAPHVASLRNGSGAGPLELTDSLIQDGLWCSLSDQSMGILTDKQNERFSITREEQDEFAVQSQLKAAKAQEEGWLAEEIVSVSTQKGEVKDDEGIRFNSTLEKLRTLKPAFRDEGTITAGNASQMSDGASVGLVATEEYAQQVGKMPLARVIGWSETAGPDTSLHTKPADAISKVLRRHGLNKEDIDLYEINEAFASVAIATINELGLDPDKVNVNGGAIAIGHPLGGTGFRLILTLIHELKRRGGGRGIASLCGGGGQGFAILVEVPAEWA; from the coding sequence ATGACAGCTGTAATTTTAGAAGGTGTCCGCACACCTTTTGGAAAGTGGAAAGGCGGCTTTACGAAGTTAAATGCAAAGGACTTAGGTGTTCAAGCCACTCAAGAGCTTCTAAAGCGTGTTCCGGAAGCTAAAGAGGCAAACGGAGTCATTCTTGCTCAAGTCATTCAGGCAGGACAGGGACAGAACCCTGCGAGAAGTGTAGCCGTACAATCAGGTATCTCTCTTGAAGTGCCTGCCATTACGGTAAACAATGTTTGTTTAGCTGGAGTCGCTTCTGTGATTGATGCGACGAGAAGAGTCCGGCTTGAAGAGGGGAATTTATACGTTGTTGGCGGGTTTGATTCGATGACGAACGCTCCACATGTCGCTTCACTTAGAAATGGTTCAGGAGCGGGACCGCTTGAACTGACAGATTCTCTTATACAGGATGGGCTCTGGTGTTCACTTAGTGACCAGTCGATGGGCATATTAACCGACAAGCAGAATGAACGGTTTTCAATCACCCGCGAAGAGCAGGACGAATTTGCTGTACAGTCCCAGTTAAAAGCAGCAAAAGCGCAGGAAGAAGGATGGCTGGCTGAGGAAATCGTTTCGGTTTCAACACAGAAAGGAGAGGTCAAAGATGATGAAGGTATTCGTTTCAATTCTACTCTGGAGAAGTTAAGGACGTTAAAACCAGCTTTTCGAGATGAGGGAACCATCACAGCAGGCAATGCATCACAAATGTCAGATGGAGCCAGCGTCGGGCTAGTGGCAACTGAGGAGTATGCTCAACAGGTTGGAAAAATGCCTCTGGCTCGAGTGATCGGCTGGTCAGAAACTGCCGGACCAGATACAAGCCTTCATACGAAGCCGGCCGATGCGATTTCAAAAGTACTGAGGAGACATGGCCTTAATAAAGAAGATATCGATTTATATGAAATTAATGAAGCATTTGCAAGTGTAGCCATCGCAACTATCAATGAATTAGGGTTAGATCCTGATAAAGTTAACGTTAACGGCGGCGCAATTGCAATTGGCCATCCGCTTGGAGGCACAGGCTTTCGGTTAATTCTCACCCTTATCCATGAATTGAAGCGGCGTGGAGGCGGAAGAGGCATCGCGTCCTTATGCGGAGGCGGCGGACAGGGATTCGCTATTTTAGTGGAAGTTCCAGCTGAATGGGCATAG
- a CDS encoding class I SAM-dependent methyltransferase, with the protein MGIEFVDLFNQWASSYDETVGGSDPEYQEVFAGYDEMLQELANMASSPVLEFGVGTANLTKKITAQNKVVIGVEPSEEMRKIANVKCPEAAIYSGDFINFPPLEMPIRSIVSSFAFHHLKDQEKRLALKQYYDKLEADGEVIFIDTLFKDEAYKQQLIQDAVQKGHLNLAQDLQEEFYPFLEDLEQMFLQLGYEVSFKQLNKFAWLIHAKKGE; encoded by the coding sequence ATGGGAATCGAATTTGTGGATCTTTTTAATCAGTGGGCGAGCTCATATGATGAAACTGTGGGCGGAAGCGATCCAGAATATCAGGAAGTGTTCGCTGGATATGATGAAATGCTTCAAGAATTAGCGAACATGGCAAGTTCCCCAGTCCTCGAATTTGGAGTAGGCACGGCTAATTTAACGAAGAAAATAACAGCTCAAAATAAAGTAGTCATCGGTGTGGAGCCATCAGAAGAAATGAGGAAGATCGCCAACGTAAAATGTCCGGAGGCCGCCATTTATAGCGGAGATTTTATTAATTTTCCGCCACTTGAAATGCCGATTCGGTCAATCGTCAGTTCCTTTGCTTTTCACCATCTAAAAGATCAGGAGAAACGATTAGCTCTGAAGCAATATTATGATAAACTGGAAGCAGATGGAGAAGTTATTTTTATAGATACACTGTTCAAAGACGAAGCCTATAAGCAGCAATTGATTCAGGATGCGGTGCAAAAAGGACATTTAAATTTAGCTCAGGATTTGCAGGAAGAGTTCTATCCGTTCCTCGAAGACTTGGAGCAGATGTTTTTGCAGTTAGGCTATGAAGTATCTTTCAAGCAGTTGAACAAATTTGCTTGGTTAATTCACGCTAAAAAAGGAGAATGA
- a CDS encoding GNAT family N-acetyltransferase: MIRRLTEEDNPKCQRLLSEKPAENLFIIGDIENFGFEQDFQKLWGDFDGDELRGILLKYRNNYITYASGPFDSRGFAEVINKDPDFTQLSGLESITQEILPYIERNPKKTRSLFYAKCDHKDMLNQSIDTSQVQLANVEDISKIVKLQSSISEFEQDSNREEGMRKGFESGSARTYFIEKDSLFVSSASTTAENTMSAMIVGVCTHPAYQHKGYASACMKQLCEDLLDEGKLLCLFYDNPKAGEIYKRLGFEDIGKWIMHIYEATEQPASI; this comes from the coding sequence GTGATCAGGAGACTTACCGAGGAAGATAATCCAAAATGTCAGCGTTTATTATCAGAGAAACCAGCCGAAAACCTGTTTATTATTGGGGATATCGAAAATTTCGGCTTCGAACAGGACTTTCAGAAATTATGGGGTGACTTTGATGGTGATGAGCTTAGAGGAATCCTGCTGAAATACAGAAATAACTATATCACCTATGCTTCTGGACCATTTGACAGCAGGGGGTTCGCTGAGGTTATAAACAAGGATCCTGACTTCACACAACTGTCAGGGTTAGAATCGATCACTCAGGAAATCCTTCCATACATCGAAAGAAATCCTAAAAAAACGCGCTCACTTTTTTATGCGAAGTGTGACCACAAGGATATGCTGAATCAAAGTATTGATACTTCTCAAGTCCAATTAGCGAACGTCGAGGACATCAGTAAAATTGTAAAATTGCAAAGTTCCATTTCCGAGTTCGAACAGGATTCCAATCGCGAAGAAGGCATGCGAAAAGGATTTGAATCCGGCTCAGCCCGCACCTATTTTATTGAAAAAGATTCTTTATTTGTTTCAAGTGCTTCCACAACAGCGGAAAATACAATGTCCGCAATGATTGTAGGCGTCTGCACCCACCCTGCCTATCAGCATAAAGGGTATGCAAGTGCCTGCATGAAGCAATTGTGTGAAGATCTTTTAGATGAAGGAAAGCTTCTCTGCTTGTTTTATGACAATCCTAAAGCCGGAGAAATTTATAAGCGACTTGGCTTTGAAGATATCGGAAAGTGGATCATGCATATTTACGAAGCAACCGAACAACCGGCTTCCATTTAA
- a CDS encoding M14 family metallopeptidase, with amino-acid sequence MEIRVRPGDSLWSYARTFNVPLPLIINSNPTLNPNALSIGQAVQIPGYRVREHTVKAGDTFYKIATQDRISIDSLLLANPNVNPNALQIGQTIDIPSRVTKTIINPRQNYDSQVLAADLEALGQLYPFMRRRSIGNSVMGKELIEVQIGNGEKIVHWNGAFHANEWITTPVIMQFVNEYLAALTNNEVIRGRAMFPFYDQVTLSIVPMVDPDGVDLVLNGAPSGSFGEEALRINGGSTDFSGWKANIRGVDLNNQYPAKWEVEAERKPKEPAPRDFPGFEPLTEPEAIAMAELAGDLKFEKMLAFHTQGEVIFWGFEGLEPPRSRVIVNEFSRVSGYEPIRYVDSFAGYKDWFIQDFRQPGFTVELGQGINPLPISQFDEIYQKTLGIFLASMYM; translated from the coding sequence ATGGAAATCCGAGTGCGACCGGGAGATTCCTTATGGTCTTATGCCCGCACTTTTAATGTTCCGCTACCGCTGATCATTAATTCTAATCCTACCTTAAATCCTAACGCCCTGTCGATCGGGCAGGCTGTTCAAATTCCTGGATATCGTGTGCGTGAACATACCGTAAAAGCTGGAGATACCTTTTATAAAATTGCCACACAAGATCGAATATCGATCGACAGCTTGCTGCTGGCAAATCCAAACGTAAATCCTAATGCCTTACAAATCGGCCAAACTATTGATATTCCATCGCGGGTAACGAAAACAATTATCAATCCGCGGCAAAATTACGACTCTCAAGTCCTGGCCGCTGACCTCGAAGCATTAGGACAGCTTTATCCTTTCATGAGGCGCCGTTCGATTGGCAACAGCGTGATGGGAAAAGAGCTGATTGAAGTTCAAATTGGCAATGGTGAAAAAATTGTCCACTGGAACGGAGCTTTTCATGCCAATGAATGGATTACGACACCTGTCATCATGCAATTTGTGAACGAATACTTAGCAGCTTTAACGAATAATGAGGTGATCCGAGGCCGCGCGATGTTTCCGTTCTATGACCAGGTTACCTTATCCATTGTTCCGATGGTCGATCCAGATGGCGTAGACCTCGTGCTAAACGGCGCCCCTTCTGGAAGCTTTGGCGAGGAAGCATTAAGAATAAATGGCGGGAGCACGGATTTCAGCGGCTGGAAAGCTAATATTCGCGGGGTGGATCTTAATAATCAATACCCGGCAAAGTGGGAAGTAGAAGCCGAACGAAAGCCGAAAGAGCCGGCTCCGAGGGATTTTCCTGGCTTTGAGCCGCTGACAGAGCCCGAAGCTATCGCTATGGCTGAATTAGCCGGTGATTTAAAATTTGAAAAGATGCTAGCTTTTCACACGCAGGGCGAAGTCATTTTTTGGGGGTTTGAAGGGTTGGAACCTCCACGCTCGCGCGTTATTGTCAACGAGTTTTCAAGAGTAAGCGGATATGAGCCTATCCGCTATGTCGACAGCTTTGCCGGATATAAAGACTGGTTTATCCAGGATTTCAGGCAGCCTGGTTTCACCGTAGAGCTCGGTCAAGGAATAAATCCTCTGCCGATAAGCCAATTCGATGAAATCTACCAGAAGACGCTCGGTATTTTTCTTGCCAGTATGTATATGTAA
- a CDS encoding Lin0512 family protein codes for MDKMIFVQTGMGIDVHGQNVTHASVRAIKNAINSNSMPGIQESLPDGDLDNMKVHVKLAIPTDLDNLDEDEVKKAIPYGKVTVEKVQGGMMTSSGIELKDKGDKNDQMYLVNAAVEVGY; via the coding sequence ATGGATAAAATGATCTTTGTACAAACCGGAATGGGAATTGATGTCCACGGACAGAACGTGACGCATGCATCTGTAAGAGCAATTAAAAATGCGATTAACAGCAACTCTATGCCTGGTATTCAGGAATCTCTGCCTGATGGCGATCTTGATAATATGAAGGTTCATGTTAAACTCGCGATTCCGACAGACCTTGATAATCTGGATGAAGATGAAGTAAAAAAAGCAATTCCTTATGGAAAAGTGACTGTTGAAAAAGTACAAGGCGGAATGATGACATCGAGCGGTATTGAGCTAAAAGACAAAGGGGACAAAAACGATCAAATGTATCTTGTAAATGCTGCTGTAGAAGTAGGCTACTAA
- a CDS encoding DEAD/DEAH box helicase, with translation MTSFNDLGVAPFLMDKLSQQRISAPTPIQEEAVPALLDGIDVIAQAQTGTGKTLAFLIPLLQKLNKEKSYVQGLIITPTRELALQITSELEKLVSGDIRVLSVYGGQEVSQQVKKLQGLPHIIIATPGRLLDHLHRETVDLSQVDHVILDEADQMLEIGFLPEVERILSYTPTDRQTSAFSATISPKVNKLAKKYLKNPMRIQVKSEAVTLSEIKQLLYETTDRAKQDTLIQIMKEHRPFLAVIFCRTKRRVSKLYGALKSEGFNVDELHGDLSQAKREKVMKRFREADIQYLVATDVAARGLDVEGVTHVFNYDIPQDPESYIHRIGRTGRAGGKGLAITFAAPKDKQALAMIEKSIDDKLQRRSLQSLSPGKREAEPVSRETRKPKTKRKRR, from the coding sequence ATGACAAGTTTTAACGATCTCGGGGTCGCCCCTTTTTTAATGGATAAATTATCACAGCAAAGAATTTCTGCTCCAACACCTATACAGGAGGAAGCTGTACCTGCTTTACTAGATGGAATAGATGTCATCGCTCAGGCGCAGACGGGTACAGGGAAAACACTGGCTTTTCTCATCCCTCTATTGCAAAAATTAAATAAGGAGAAGTCCTATGTTCAGGGACTGATTATTACTCCAACCCGGGAACTCGCTTTACAAATTACAAGTGAACTGGAAAAGCTGGTTTCTGGAGATATTCGGGTGCTTTCGGTTTATGGAGGTCAGGAAGTCAGTCAGCAAGTTAAAAAGCTGCAAGGCCTCCCTCATATCATTATTGCTACCCCAGGCAGACTACTTGATCACCTGCATAGAGAGACCGTGGATTTATCTCAAGTGGATCATGTGATTTTAGATGAAGCGGACCAAATGTTAGAGATCGGCTTTTTGCCTGAAGTAGAAAGGATTCTTTCCTATACTCCAACGGACCGCCAGACGAGCGCATTTTCCGCAACGATTTCTCCAAAAGTAAACAAGCTTGCTAAGAAATATTTGAAAAATCCGATGCGGATCCAGGTAAAATCGGAAGCAGTCACCTTATCAGAAATTAAGCAGCTGCTCTACGAAACAACTGATCGAGCGAAGCAGGACACGCTAATCCAAATTATGAAAGAACACCGGCCGTTTCTTGCAGTGATTTTTTGCCGTACGAAAAGAAGGGTTAGCAAGCTGTATGGGGCATTAAAAAGTGAGGGCTTTAATGTAGACGAGCTACATGGCGATCTTTCTCAGGCGAAGCGGGAAAAAGTGATGAAAAGATTTCGGGAAGCTGATATCCAGTATTTGGTGGCGACAGATGTAGCCGCAAGAGGACTCGATGTTGAAGGAGTCACGCATGTCTTTAATTACGATATTCCACAGGATCCGGAAAGCTACATCCACCGAATTGGGCGAACCGGGCGTGCCGGTGGAAAAGGATTGGCAATTACGTTTGCTGCACCGAAAGATAAACAGGCTTTGGCGATGATTGAAAAAAGTATTGACGATAAGCTGCAGCGCAGGTCTTTACAATCATTATCGCCGGGAAAAAGAGAGGCTGAACCCGTCAGTCGTGAGACGAGAAAACCAAAAACAAAACGGAAAAGAAGGTAA